From Lentisphaera araneosa HTCC2155, the proteins below share one genomic window:
- a CDS encoding DapH/DapD/GlmU-related protein encodes MSTIYWGVGLRRSHDEKALDVLFPFIQSSTSEEFAEIAKITAVNAEAINTKILNEEQLQQLVEVNSNDLSLATMLGEFDMNDNIYSLTDRVITVIPNFTESSVESTEDAYLRLQMLSQRLVKPHGVSLDSIFGKLPNIAWTNYGPVFPEDVQELTIQTFASIQPLSVTHVDKFPYMTNYNVPSGVRIGNGAKIRLGAHLGEGTTVMQAGFVNFNAGTEGNAMIEGRVSAGVFVSKDSDVGGGASIMGTLSGGGKEVVCIGSKCLLGANAGTGISLGFGCTVGAGTYITASSKVSLYDENSNPVNLNGDLVAEGENVVKGLDLSGRDKLLIYQDSVSGKLICRPNPKTVELNTSLHIND; translated from the coding sequence ATGAGTACTATCTATTGGGGCGTAGGTCTACGCCGTTCGCACGACGAAAAAGCCCTTGACGTCTTGTTCCCCTTCATTCAATCAAGCACGAGCGAAGAGTTTGCGGAAATCGCAAAAATCACTGCTGTTAATGCTGAGGCTATCAACACAAAAATCCTCAATGAAGAACAATTACAGCAACTCGTTGAAGTGAACTCAAATGATCTCAGCCTAGCGACTATGCTCGGCGAATTTGATATGAACGACAATATCTACTCACTCACCGATCGCGTTATCACTGTAATCCCTAATTTCACAGAAAGTTCAGTTGAAAGCACAGAAGATGCTTACCTTCGTTTACAGATGCTCTCTCAGCGTCTTGTTAAACCTCATGGTGTAAGCCTCGACAGCATCTTTGGCAAACTCCCAAATATTGCATGGACAAACTACGGCCCCGTTTTCCCTGAAGACGTTCAAGAGCTCACTATTCAGACTTTTGCCTCTATTCAGCCACTCTCAGTAACTCACGTCGATAAATTCCCTTACATGACTAACTACAATGTCCCTTCAGGTGTTCGCATTGGCAATGGCGCAAAAATCCGTCTCGGTGCTCACCTCGGTGAAGGCACAACGGTTATGCAAGCTGGTTTCGTGAACTTCAACGCTGGTACAGAAGGCAATGCTATGATCGAAGGTCGCGTTTCTGCTGGTGTATTTGTTTCTAAGGATTCTGATGTTGGCGGCGGTGCTTCTATTATGGGTACACTCTCTGGTGGCGGTAAAGAAGTTGTATGCATCGGTTCAAAATGTCTTCTCGGTGCTAACGCGGGTACGGGTATCTCACTCGGCTTCGGTTGTACTGTAGGTGCTGGCACTTACATCACGGCTAGCTCAAAAGTTTCACTCTACGACGAAAACTCTAATCCCGTTAACCTCAATGGCGACTTAGTGGCCGAAGGCGAAAACGTCGTCAAAGGCCTCGACTTGAGTGGTAGAGATAAATTACTTATCTATCAAGATTCCGTGTCTGGCAAACTCATTTGCCGTCCGAATCCAAAGACTGTAGAACTCAATACTTCATTGCACATCAATGACTAA
- a CDS encoding transposase has protein sequence MRSARLKPSDGTYYHIMNRIAGEKSFYPFGNQEKQMFISMMNKYLKLYKIDLLSYCIMSNHYHLVLFSPGKISPEEIKTRWQDFYGHSKGHFHPEPLWESPKTIEQWRLRLSDVSDFMKVLQQSFTAWYNRTHNRRGHFWADRFKSVILEGGNSLLRCIKYVELNPLRAGILDENKNYIYSSYGIYKSTKKHPLETNLIKHLPAALGSKSKDTIRRFYQTIQTIIFNASTKEFSIRQSIWTHSKIIGSKKFISKLIKKYSQLSPDIKSSSDICFI, from the coding sequence ATGAGATCAGCTAGATTAAAGCCAAGCGATGGCACCTACTACCACATAATGAATCGCATTGCAGGAGAAAAAAGTTTTTATCCCTTTGGTAATCAAGAAAAACAAATGTTTATTTCCATGATGAACAAGTACCTGAAGCTCTATAAAATTGATCTCTTATCTTACTGTATTATGTCCAATCATTATCATTTGGTTCTCTTCAGTCCTGGAAAAATCTCCCCTGAAGAAATAAAAACACGTTGGCAGGATTTCTATGGACATTCAAAAGGACATTTCCACCCTGAACCTCTATGGGAATCTCCGAAAACAATAGAACAATGGCGCCTACGTTTAAGCGATGTATCGGACTTTATGAAAGTTCTTCAACAGTCATTTACTGCTTGGTATAATCGGACTCATAATAGGCGTGGCCATTTTTGGGCAGATCGCTTTAAAAGTGTTATTTTGGAAGGAGGAAACTCATTGCTTCGCTGTATTAAATATGTAGAGCTAAATCCGCTCAGAGCCGGTATCTTAGATGAAAACAAAAATTATATTTATTCATCCTATGGCATTTATAAATCAACTAAAAAACATCCACTAGAAACAAACCTCATTAAACATCTACCTGCAGCATTAGGCTCTAAATCAAAAGACACAATAAGGCGATTTTATCAAACTATTCAAACAATAATCTTTAATGCATCGACAAAAGAATTTAGTATACGACAATCCATTTGGACTCATAGCAAAATTATTGGCAGCAAAAAATTCATTAGCAAACTCATCAAAAAGTACTCGCAGCTTTCTCCAGATATAAAAAGCTCAAGCGATATCTGCTTCATCTAG